The following coding sequences lie in one Enterococcus sp. 9E7_DIV0242 genomic window:
- a CDS encoding glycyl radical protein gives MNTQMKTREHVSDQPYFGQLTHRMNEYRESVLNKKPYICAERALLATEAYKEHLNQPSVMKRALMLKNILEKMSIYIEDETMIVGNQAASNKDAPIFPEYTLEFVLNELDLFEKRDGDVFYITEQTKDDLRSIADFWENNNLRAKAGALLPDEVSVFMETGFFGMEGKMNSGDAHLAVDYRTVLEVGLAGYKERTLKEKAALDLTEPESIDKYQFYNAILIVLDAVKTYAERFSELAKELAEQASPTRKAELLEISRVCAKVPNQPAETFLEAVQSVWFIQLILQIESNGHSLSYGRFDQYMYPYLKSDLEKGTITEEKAVELLTNLWIKTLTINKVRSQAHTFSSAGSPLYQNVTIGGQTKDKKDAVNDLSYLVLRSVAQTKLPQPNLSVRYHSGLDSRFMNECIEVMKLGFGMPAFNNDEIIIPSFIRIGVTEEDAYDYSAIGCVETAVPGKWGYRCTGMSYMNFPKILMIAMNDGIDPVSGKRFVKGYGHFKEMKSFEELQDVWDKTVRELTRMSVIVENAIDLGLERDVPDILCSALTEDCIGRGKTLKEGGAVYDFISGLQVGIANLADSLAAIKKLVFEEEKVTQEELWEALMTDYASERSKEIQQMILHDVPKYGNDDDYTDQLVTKAYDSYIEEVKKYPSTRFGRGPIGGTRYSGTSSISANVGQGKGTMATPDGRNAWVPLAEGCSPSHNMDKNGPTSVLKSVSKLRTDEIIGGVLLNQKVNPQTLAKEEDKQKLIMMLRAFFNKLHGYHIQYNVVSRDTLIDAQKNPEKHRDLIVRVAGYSAFFNVLSKATQDDIIERTEHVL, from the coding sequence ATGAATACTCAAATGAAGACAAGAGAGCATGTAAGTGACCAGCCGTATTTTGGACAGTTGACCCATCGAATGAATGAGTACCGTGAGTCGGTACTCAATAAAAAACCGTATATTTGTGCCGAAAGAGCATTATTGGCTACCGAAGCGTATAAAGAGCACCTAAACCAGCCAAGTGTTATGAAGCGAGCGTTGATGCTGAAAAATATTTTAGAAAAAATGTCGATTTATATTGAGGATGAAACGATGATCGTCGGTAACCAAGCAGCTTCAAATAAAGATGCGCCAATTTTTCCGGAGTATACATTAGAATTTGTTCTTAATGAATTGGATCTCTTTGAGAAAAGAGATGGAGATGTCTTCTATATCACAGAACAGACGAAAGATGACCTGCGTTCCATTGCTGATTTTTGGGAAAATAATAATCTTAGAGCAAAAGCTGGTGCATTACTTCCTGATGAGGTCTCTGTATTTATGGAAACAGGATTTTTTGGAATGGAAGGGAAAATGAATTCTGGGGATGCTCACTTAGCTGTGGATTACAGAACAGTGCTTGAAGTAGGTCTTGCTGGGTATAAAGAACGGACTCTTAAAGAAAAAGCAGCGTTGGATTTGACGGAGCCGGAAAGCATTGATAAATACCAATTTTATAATGCTATACTGATTGTTTTGGATGCTGTAAAGACTTATGCAGAGCGTTTTTCAGAATTAGCCAAAGAGTTAGCTGAACAAGCCTCGCCTACAAGAAAAGCTGAGTTGTTGGAAATCAGCCGAGTTTGTGCAAAAGTCCCAAATCAACCAGCCGAAACATTTCTTGAGGCTGTTCAATCGGTTTGGTTTATCCAGCTTATCTTGCAGATTGAATCCAATGGGCATTCTTTGTCATATGGACGTTTTGATCAATATATGTATCCATATCTGAAATCTGATTTGGAAAAAGGAACTATCACGGAAGAGAAGGCTGTTGAATTATTGACAAATCTTTGGATCAAGACATTGACGATCAATAAGGTACGAAGTCAGGCGCATACATTCAGTAGTGCAGGAAGCCCTCTTTACCAAAATGTTACGATCGGTGGGCAAACGAAAGATAAGAAGGATGCAGTAAATGATTTATCGTATCTTGTATTACGCAGTGTTGCTCAAACAAAATTGCCGCAGCCGAACTTGAGTGTTCGCTATCATTCTGGCTTAGACAGTCGATTTATGAATGAGTGTATTGAAGTAATGAAACTGGGCTTTGGTATGCCGGCTTTCAACAATGATGAGATCATCATTCCTTCATTTATTCGCATCGGTGTCACAGAAGAAGATGCTTACGACTATAGTGCAATTGGCTGTGTAGAAACGGCTGTCCCTGGTAAGTGGGGCTATCGATGTACTGGGATGAGTTACATGAATTTCCCTAAAATACTGATGATCGCAATGAATGACGGCATTGATCCTGTTTCAGGGAAACGTTTTGTAAAAGGATATGGGCACTTTAAAGAAATGAAATCTTTTGAAGAGCTGCAGGATGTTTGGGATAAAACTGTACGTGAATTGACGCGTATGAGTGTCATCGTCGAGAATGCCATTGATTTAGGTCTTGAACGTGATGTTCCGGATATCTTATGCTCCGCTTTAACAGAGGATTGTATTGGTCGAGGGAAAACCTTGAAAGAAGGTGGAGCGGTGTATGACTTCATTTCCGGTCTACAGGTGGGGATCGCCAATCTTGCGGATTCTCTGGCAGCAATCAAAAAATTAGTGTTTGAGGAAGAAAAAGTCACTCAAGAGGAGCTATGGGAAGCCTTAATGACGGATTACGCGAGTGAACGCAGTAAAGAAATCCAACAAATGATCCTTCATGATGTTCCTAAATACGGGAATGATGATGACTATACAGATCAGTTGGTGACAAAAGCTTACGACAGCTATATCGAAGAAGTGAAAAAATATCCGAGTACACGTTTTGGTCGTGGACCTATTGGTGGTACTCGTTACTCAGGAACATCATCTATCTCTGCGAATGTCGGGCAAGGGAAAGGAACGATGGCAACACCAGATGGACGTAATGCCTGGGTTCCTCTTGCAGAAGGTTGTTCTCCCTCTCATAATATGGATAAAAATGGACCAACATCTGTATTGAAATCTGTGTCCAAATTGAGAACAGACGAAATCATCGGTGGTGTATTGCTAAATCAAAAAGTGAACCCGCAAACTTTGGCAAAAGAAGAAGATAAACAAAAGCTCATCATGATGCTTCGTGCATTTTTCAATAAGTTGCATGGGTATCATATTCAATACAACGTTGTCTCTCGCGACACACTGATCGATGCACAAAAAAATCCTGAAAAACACAGAGATTTAATTGTTCGTGTGGCTGGATATTCCGCATTTTTCAATGTCTTATCAAAAGCGACGCAGGACGATATTATCGAACGAACAGAGCATGTATTGTAA
- a CDS encoding LysR family transcriptional regulator: protein MNFEELKCFQKVYQLKSMNQAAKELYLTAQGVGRIINKLENELNTSLFLRSAKGVAPLRSADILYEHSQELLEQFGIIDAAIQRENERENKLTLHCARGSLNALPFGEIADFINAHQEIEISWSEMANDKVKSNIHMRQANAGLVIGKTELEGVEEVFIARKDTRVLVYNGHPLYMKERITPRDLENERIVILNQNYRIYHEFKKYCEKHNIEVSIVGLTEDSHLLYKLCQSKQGIGIVLDFSVDDFEMNDLRLIPLEYPINWDIYMIYPQSVEKFQHVELLKKHLLDCNEKR from the coding sequence ATGAATTTTGAGGAACTAAAGTGTTTCCAAAAGGTTTATCAGTTGAAAAGTATGAATCAAGCTGCAAAAGAGCTGTATCTGACTGCACAAGGAGTTGGCAGGATCATCAATAAGTTGGAAAATGAGCTAAATACCTCACTTTTTTTACGGAGTGCGAAAGGTGTCGCTCCGTTGCGAAGCGCAGATATTCTTTATGAGCATAGCCAAGAATTATTGGAGCAGTTCGGCATTATTGATGCGGCGATCCAACGAGAAAATGAACGAGAGAATAAATTGACCCTTCATTGTGCCAGAGGTTCACTTAATGCACTGCCTTTTGGTGAAATTGCTGATTTTATCAATGCACATCAGGAAATTGAAATATCGTGGAGTGAAATGGCAAATGACAAGGTAAAAAGCAACATTCATATGCGTCAGGCAAATGCTGGACTAGTGATTGGAAAAACTGAACTGGAAGGTGTGGAAGAGGTCTTTATTGCTAGAAAGGATACTAGAGTGCTGGTATACAATGGACATCCTTTATACATGAAAGAAAGGATCACGCCAAGAGACTTAGAAAATGAGCGCATTGTTATCCTAAACCAAAATTATCGAATCTATCATGAGTTTAAAAAATATTGTGAAAAACATAACATAGAAGTATCGATTGTTGGATTAACCGAGGATAGTCACCTACTTTATAAATTATGCCAAAGCAAGCAGGGAATAGGAATTGTTCTTGATTTTTCGGTGGATGATTTTGAGATGAATGACTTACGTTTGATCCCTCTCGAATATCCTATAAACTGGGATATATACATGATTTATCCTCAGTCTGTTGAGAAGTTTCAACATGTTGAATTACTAAAAAAACACTTACTTGATTGTAACGAAAAGCGGTAA
- a CDS encoding carbonic anhydrase, producing MKRLSKFAVLFSVGLVVSGCTANNQSQTEKSSETSETSTTESKASGEHIDYDNQEEWEFTAGQMQSPIDIPTAKAEAMTEDTGTLALDYDADVSSVENNGHSIQVSDGGKAQINGRNFTLTQFHFHAQSEHTVDGEHYPMEAHFVHTAQDGRIAVVGVFFEEGKENKGFQEVLDDVHNEKDDPITDLDDMLPSNKSYYHYLGSLTTPPLNENVEWYVLENPVQVSTEQIESFKELYSHNNREVQPLNDRVILKYSE from the coding sequence GTGAAAAGATTAAGTAAGTTCGCTGTTTTATTTAGTGTTGGTTTGGTGGTCAGCGGTTGTACAGCCAATAATCAAAGCCAAACAGAAAAATCAAGTGAGACCAGTGAGACAAGTACGACAGAATCAAAAGCTTCTGGTGAACACATTGATTATGACAATCAGGAAGAGTGGGAATTCACCGCAGGACAAATGCAATCACCGATCGATATTCCGACAGCGAAAGCAGAAGCGATGACTGAAGACACGGGAACCCTGGCATTGGATTACGATGCAGACGTGAGCAGTGTAGAAAACAATGGGCACAGTATTCAAGTGTCCGATGGTGGTAAGGCACAAATCAACGGTAGAAATTTCACATTGACGCAATTTCATTTTCACGCGCAAAGTGAACATACTGTAGATGGAGAGCACTACCCGATGGAGGCCCATTTTGTTCACACTGCACAGGATGGACGAATCGCAGTTGTCGGTGTCTTTTTTGAAGAAGGGAAAGAGAATAAAGGCTTTCAGGAAGTGTTGGATGATGTCCACAATGAAAAGGACGATCCAATCACTGATTTAGACGATATGCTGCCAAGCAATAAAAGCTATTATCATTATTTAGGTTCATTGACTACGCCGCCTTTAAATGAAAACGTGGAATGGTATGTATTGGAAAATCCAGTACAGGTTTCTACTGAACAAATCGAATCTTTTAAAGAACTTTACTCGCATAATAATCGAGAAGTTCAACCGCTAAATGATCGTGTGATTTTGAAGTATTCGGAGTAA
- a CDS encoding conjugal transfer protein: MNAIVTVKYLDKETTVTQLSQFELTLQKNDNWKIIME; encoded by the coding sequence ATGAACGCTATTGTAACAGTGAAATACCTTGATAAGGAAACCACAGTTACACAGCTTTCCCAGTTTGAGCTTACTTTGCAAAAAAATGACAACTGGAAAATAATAATGGAATAG
- a CDS encoding RNA polymerase sigma factor: MEKTLQIMLVKRAKNGDAAAFIKLCESYEEVLYNSAYKLLQNNEDVVDCIQETEIIAWKKISNLKNETAFNTWFFKIMINSAKKILRKKDKVIEFNDSYGNYEEKVHEKLHMNEMLHKLPEIYLIPIVLYYYVGFTITEIAYQLDVPQNTVKTRLSRGRQKLKCLLED; the protein is encoded by the coding sequence ATGGAAAAAACTTTACAAATTATGTTGGTTAAGAGGGCGAAAAACGGGGATGCTGCAGCTTTTATAAAACTTTGTGAATCCTATGAAGAAGTACTCTATAATTCGGCGTATAAATTACTCCAAAATAATGAAGACGTCGTAGATTGCATACAAGAAACAGAAATTATAGCTTGGAAAAAAATATCAAATTTGAAAAATGAAACAGCATTTAATACATGGTTCTTTAAAATTATGATAAATAGTGCTAAGAAAATTTTAAGAAAAAAAGATAAAGTTATTGAATTTAACGATAGCTATGGAAATTATGAAGAAAAGGTGCATGAAAAATTGCACATGAATGAGATGCTTCATAAATTACCAGAAATATATCTAATTCCAATTGTTTTATATTACTATGTGGGTTTTACTATTACAGAGATTGCCTACCAATTGGATGTTCCACAAAACACCGTAAAGACGAGACTTTCACGTGGGAGACAAAAATTAAAATGTTTATTGGAGGATTGA
- a CDS encoding Crp/Fnr family transcriptional regulator: protein MHLIDFMNEDIKKKLVKKTYKKKETILFAEQENEYVILMIDGIAEAFILNVKGNISTIHLYRSGSFFGEMEQFNDGKKPVEIVAFTDCNVYKLHRNDFLNWLKGDFEATKFLIREITSKLVVNAELIEELSSLSVKERLLRCISLHYYRNELNLLTKKQLASEVNAPIRSINRAINECVQEHLIAYENKRFSVINQREVLKNLPTT from the coding sequence GTGCATTTAATTGATTTTATGAATGAAGATATTAAAAAGAAGCTTGTTAAAAAAACGTATAAAAAGAAAGAGACTATTCTTTTTGCTGAGCAAGAAAATGAATATGTAATTCTTATGATTGACGGTATTGCAGAAGCATTCATCTTAAACGTGAAAGGAAACATCTCAACTATTCATCTTTATAGAAGTGGTAGTTTTTTTGGAGAAATGGAACAATTTAATGATGGAAAAAAACCCGTTGAAATTGTCGCTTTCACAGATTGTAATGTATATAAACTTCATAGAAATGATTTTTTAAACTGGTTAAAGGGAGATTTTGAAGCTACGAAATTTCTGATTCGAGAAATAACTAGTAAATTAGTTGTGAATGCTGAATTAATTGAAGAATTATCCTCTTTAAGTGTTAAAGAACGACTTCTGAGGTGTATATCCTTACATTATTATAGAAATGAATTAAATCTGCTTACCAAAAAACAGCTTGCTAGTGAAGTAAACGCTCCAATTAGAAGCATTAATCGTGCTATAAATGAATGTGTACAAGAACATCTCATTGCTTATGAAAACAAAAGATTTAGTGTAATTAATCAGCGCGAGGTATTAAAGAATCTTCCTACAACATAA
- a CDS encoding methyltransferase family protein: protein MNRKLLLQTLIKFLLGLAVISLLLFLPAGTIYFWNAWLLIGVLFIPMLLLGIVLWIKAPELLAKRLNTKEKQTEQKQVVSLSLLMFVTGFIIAGLDYRFGWSPLPLWLIILAAVLLLAAYGMYAEVMRENMYLSRTIEVQENQQVIDTGLYGIVRHPMYTATIILFLAMPLVLGSVPAFLIFLLYPLLVVKRIRNEEQVLEQDLPGYAQYKQKVRYRLLPFIW from the coding sequence ATGAACAGGAAACTTCTGCTTCAAACACTAATCAAATTTCTTTTGGGGTTGGCGGTAATCAGTCTGCTTTTGTTTCTTCCGGCTGGGACGATCTATTTCTGGAATGCATGGTTGTTGATCGGCGTGCTGTTCATTCCTATGCTATTACTAGGCATCGTGTTGTGGATCAAGGCTCCGGAGCTCTTAGCCAAACGTTTGAATACAAAAGAAAAACAAACGGAACAAAAGCAGGTGGTTTCTCTGTCATTGCTGATGTTTGTCACTGGATTTATTATCGCAGGCTTGGATTATCGATTTGGTTGGAGTCCCTTACCTTTATGGTTGATCATTCTTGCGGCTGTTCTGCTATTGGCTGCTTATGGAATGTATGCGGAGGTCATGCGTGAAAACATGTATCTGTCACGAACAATTGAAGTACAGGAAAATCAACAAGTAATCGATACAGGCTTGTATGGGATCGTCAGACACCCAATGTATACAGCGACGATCATTCTTTTTTTGGCAATGCCACTTGTTTTAGGGTCGGTTCCTGCATTTTTGATCTTTCTGCTGTACCCTTTGTTAGTAGTAAAAAGAATCAGAAATGAAGAGCAAGTGCTTGAACAGGATCTACCTGGTTATGCACAATACAAGCAAAAGGTACGTTACCGATTGCTCCCGTTTATCTGGTAA
- a CDS encoding amidase domain-containing protein: MSADEIDGTDIVTAVKEEIQENEIDFNLEITLENAQKDLLSAIKENIGQEFDTQLEGEYFNVLGAIEAGNLTLGNSGEENAMYSEFASIYLTRIAALVPVEPTDEEIVALLHEKEYLLERTFNDIRTENISLILGTENTVKPRMARAGFNVTNATKYARDWWNRRNVLFPLYESDCTNFASQIAFYGDKGLRNSANASGMTWTHTAGVTASSPWKLAHNFIVFWTTDGCSTRQFTTKNEAQGYVREGDFVGYFKKNTFQITHIAYVSKKSGNTAYITQHTTDRKDTSWNSINTDSYSSFIVLRF, encoded by the coding sequence GTGTCAGCAGATGAAATAGACGGAACAGATATAGTTACGGCAGTAAAAGAAGAAATTCAAGAAAATGAAATTGATTTCAATTTGGAAATAACATTAGAAAATGCCCAGAAGGATTTGCTTTCAGCGATTAAAGAGAACATTGGCCAAGAATTTGATACTCAGCTAGAGGGAGAATATTTCAATGTTTTAGGAGCAATCGAAGCAGGCAATCTAACATTAGGCAATTCAGGGGAAGAAAATGCAATGTATAGTGAATTCGCCTCTATCTATTTGACAAGAATTGCTGCCCTTGTTCCCGTGGAACCTACTGATGAAGAGATAGTAGCATTGTTGCATGAAAAGGAATATCTATTGGAAAGAACGTTTAACGACATAAGAACAGAAAATATTTCTCTAATTTTAGGAACAGAGAATACTGTGAAACCAAGAATGGCGAGAGCTGGCTTTAATGTAACTAATGCAACCAAATATGCTAGAGACTGGTGGAACAGAAGAAATGTACTTTTTCCATTATACGAAAGCGATTGTACCAACTTTGCTTCACAAATAGCTTTCTATGGTGATAAAGGGTTAAGAAACTCTGCAAATGCTAGTGGAATGACTTGGACGCACACAGCAGGAGTAACCGCTTCTTCTCCCTGGAAACTAGCACACAATTTTATTGTGTTTTGGACTACAGATGGATGTAGCACTCGTCAATTTACAACAAAAAATGAAGCACAAGGATATGTTCGTGAAGGTGACTTTGTTGGCTACTTTAAGAAGAATACATTCCAAATTACTCACATAGCTTATGTAAGCAAAAAATCTGGAAATACAGCGTATATTACACAACATACAACAGATCGTAAAGATACTAGTTGGAATAGTATAAATACAGATAGTTACTCTTCATTTATTGTATTGAGATTTTAA
- a CDS encoding GNAT family N-acetyltransferase, translating into MELIEWNYAYITDLVEFANDKEIAKNLRDNFPHPYTEQNARDFISFCLTTPDDKQLSYAIFYQERAIGGISLTFEEDTSINKNAELGYWLARNYWGKGITTNAVKEICKIAFEKYNLSKIHASVYSYNRGSSKVLEKCGFKIEEYCHNSIIKNRNRIECHVYSLIRPQ; encoded by the coding sequence ATGGAACTTATAGAGTGGAATTATGCTTATATTACCGATTTAGTTGAGTTTGCAAATGATAAAGAAATTGCAAAGAATCTTCGTGACAACTTTCCCCACCCTTATACGGAGCAGAACGCTAGGGATTTTATTAGTTTTTGTTTGACAACTCCAGATGATAAGCAACTTAGCTATGCTATTTTTTATCAAGAAAGGGCTATTGGAGGTATCAGCCTAACATTTGAAGAAGATACCTCTATTAATAAAAATGCTGAATTAGGTTACTGGCTTGCTAGGAACTATTGGGGCAAAGGGATAACAACAAATGCAGTAAAAGAAATATGCAAAATCGCCTTTGAAAAATACAACCTTAGCAAAATTCATGCTAGTGTATATTCCTACAATAGAGGGTCAAGTAAAGTATTGGAAAAATGTGGTTTTAAAATTGAAGAATACTGTCACAATTCCATAATAAAGAACAGAAACAGGATTGAGTGCCATGTCTATAGCTTAATTCGACCGCAATAG
- a CDS encoding recombinase family protein: MAKIGYVRVSTKDQKFDRQHEKLKAENVDLIFEDKLSGKDTNRPKFQELLKYIRKGDIVVVTELDRLGRNSRELTETMDTLKKERVTVQILNLPSFKDIQDENLRQLLNNLILELYKYQAESERRSIRERQRQGIEIAKEKGVYKGRPTTYTHDAKDPQKRITYFKILEMLEDGRPIKRISEETGVSRPTIYKIRKQLE, from the coding sequence ATGGCAAAAATCGGATATGTCAGAGTATCGACCAAGGATCAAAAATTTGATCGTCAGCATGAAAAATTAAAAGCTGAAAATGTGGATCTGATTTTTGAAGACAAGTTAAGTGGGAAAGATACCAACCGGCCAAAATTTCAAGAGCTGCTTAAATATATTAGAAAAGGCGATATCGTTGTTGTAACAGAATTGGACCGGCTGGGAAGGAATAGTAGAGAATTGACAGAAACAATGGATACTCTAAAGAAGGAAAGAGTGACTGTCCAAATTCTCAACCTTCCTTCTTTTAAAGATATACAAGATGAAAACTTACGCCAGCTGCTGAATAATTTAATTCTGGAATTATACAAGTACCAGGCAGAAAGCGAACGTCGGTCGATTAGAGAACGGCAGAGACAAGGAATAGAGATTGCTAAGGAAAAAGGGGTATATAAGGGCAGACCGACAACATATACTCATGATGCAAAAGATCCACAAAAGAGAATAACGTATTTCAAAATTCTAGAAATGTTAGAAGATGGGCGTCCAATAAAAAGGATCTCAGAAGAAACAGGCGTGTCGCGACCAACTATCTATAAAATAAGGAAGCAGCTGGAATAG
- a CDS encoding glycerol dehydrogenase: MEKIFASPAKYVQGKNVLSTGISHIKALGSKALLLCDDIVWEIVGEVFYKDLENGGLTATRVPFNGEASTTEISRVSEVGRKNQCDVVIGLGGGKTIDAAKAISDTLNVPVAVVPTIASTDAPTSALSVIYSEEGVFEQYLFYKKNPELVLVDTAVISKAPCRLLASGIADALATWVEGRSIISSHGKTMGGAAPTLAAEAIAEKCERVLFANGLQAMEACRAKVVTPALEAVVEANTLLSGIGFESCGLAAAHAIHNGFTALHGDIHTLTHGEKVAYGTLTQLFLENKPKEMIDQFISFYQALELPTTLKALKLADISYDELLKVGKLATQEGETIHQMAADFTAEDVTDALFAVDAYVCSLAG; this comes from the coding sequence ATGGAAAAAATTTTTGCAAGTCCGGCCAAATATGTTCAAGGAAAAAATGTTTTATCCACTGGGATTTCACATATCAAAGCATTAGGAAGCAAGGCACTTCTCTTATGCGATGACATTGTTTGGGAAATTGTGGGAGAAGTATTTTACAAAGATTTAGAGAATGGCGGGTTGACGGCTACGCGTGTTCCATTCAACGGTGAAGCTTCTACGACAGAAATCAGCCGAGTGAGTGAGGTTGGGCGTAAAAATCAGTGTGATGTGGTCATTGGTCTAGGAGGCGGAAAGACCATCGATGCTGCAAAGGCGATCAGTGATACATTGAATGTACCGGTTGCCGTAGTTCCAACCATCGCTTCAACGGATGCACCGACTTCTGCCTTATCTGTAATATACTCGGAAGAGGGCGTCTTTGAACAATATCTGTTTTACAAAAAGAATCCTGAATTGGTTCTGGTTGATACGGCAGTCATTTCCAAAGCACCTTGTCGACTTCTTGCATCTGGTATTGCAGATGCCTTAGCAACATGGGTGGAAGGGCGCTCGATCATCTCCTCTCATGGGAAAACTATGGGCGGTGCTGCACCAACTTTAGCAGCAGAAGCGATTGCAGAAAAATGTGAAAGAGTTTTGTTTGCCAACGGATTACAAGCGATGGAAGCATGTCGAGCAAAAGTTGTCACACCGGCTTTGGAAGCAGTTGTAGAGGCAAATACGCTTCTTAGTGGGATTGGGTTTGAAAGCTGCGGTCTGGCAGCAGCTCATGCAATTCATAATGGCTTTACAGCCCTGCATGGCGATATTCATACCTTGACTCATGGGGAAAAGGTTGCATATGGTACCTTAACCCAACTGTTCCTAGAAAACAAACCGAAAGAAATGATCGATCAGTTCATCTCCTTTTATCAAGCGCTGGAATTACCAACAACATTAAAAGCATTGAAACTAGCCGATATTTCTTATGACGAACTACTAAAAGTTGGAAAACTGGCCACACAAGAGGGTGAAACGATTCATCAGATGGCTGCCGATTTTACAGCAGAAGATGTGACAGATGCCTTGTTTGCAGTGGATGCTTACGTCTGTTCATTAGCTGGATGA
- a CDS encoding fructose-6-phosphate aldolase has translation MEFMLDTANIDEIKKYEQILPLAGVTSNPSIVKKEGKIDFFSHMNQIREIIGMDKTLHVQVVASDYEGMIKDAETILEKIDAQVFIKVPVSEVGLKVIKELKRREINVTATAIYTKFQAYLAIAAGADYIAPYFNRMENLNIDPREAVSEMAKEIARTNSHTKILAASFKNVGQVNAALECGAQAATMGVDIIGQAFDMPSIEKAVADFTLDWEASFGEGTSISSL, from the coding sequence ATGGAATTTATGTTAGATACAGCGAATATTGATGAAATAAAAAAATATGAACAGATACTTCCGTTAGCAGGTGTGACCTCTAATCCTTCTATTGTAAAAAAAGAAGGGAAAATCGATTTCTTTTCTCATATGAATCAAATCAGAGAAATTATCGGGATGGATAAAACATTGCATGTACAGGTCGTTGCAAGTGATTACGAGGGAATGATCAAAGATGCAGAGACGATTTTAGAAAAAATCGATGCACAGGTATTTATCAAGGTTCCAGTAAGTGAAGTTGGCTTGAAGGTAATCAAGGAGCTGAAGAGACGAGAAATCAATGTGACTGCAACAGCGATTTACACAAAATTTCAAGCATATTTAGCTATTGCAGCTGGTGCTGATTATATCGCCCCTTACTTCAATCGGATGGAGAATCTAAATATCGATCCCAGAGAAGCTGTTTCTGAAATGGCAAAAGAAATCGCACGTACCAACAGCCACACAAAGATTCTTGCTGCCAGCTTTAAAAATGTTGGACAAGTCAATGCAGCATTGGAATGTGGTGCACAAGCAGCTACAATGGGCGTTGATATTATTGGACAAGCGTTCGATATGCCATCTATTGAAAAAGCAGTTGCTGACTTTACGTTAGATTGGGAAGCAAGTTTTGGTGAAGGAACGTCTATTTCTTCACTATAA
- a CDS encoding toll/interleukin-1 receptor domain-containing protein, whose translation MAQCTAPVHGHRTESGRAACPVCGGRGRSYNYYSSDSPTYYTPSTSRSSNSSQRNKKARWASSGSTILYTPEEIRTLTPVRQKVEERSELPDLRDVFLCHAWDDRKYAAKELHDLLEKKGVSVWFSEKDVLLGSPLLREIDKGLVKSRVGIVLVTPLFLKRIKGEGVADKELSALLARDLLVPIVHNTTYEELREVSPLLGSRSGLSTIEESMEEIAAKLAELVTPETI comes from the coding sequence ATGGCACAATGTACAGCACCGGTTCACGGGCACCGCACAGAGAGTGGAAGAGCTGCATGCCCTGTATGTGGGGGACGTGGTAGAAGCTACAACTATTACTCTTCAGATTCTCCGACCTACTACACACCTTCTACAAGTCGAAGTTCCAACAGTAGCCAACGAAACAAGAAAGCACGTTGGGCTTCGTCTGGTTCCACTATCTTATACACCCCTGAAGAAATTCGGACACTCACTCCAGTACGACAAAAAGTTGAGGAGAGATCGGAACTGCCCGACTTACGAGATGTTTTTCTTTGCCATGCTTGGGACGATCGCAAATATGCTGCAAAAGAACTACATGATTTACTAGAAAAAAAAGGTGTATCTGTTTGGTTCAGTGAAAAGGATGTCCTTTTAGGTTCACCTTTACTTCGTGAAATTGATAAAGGGTTAGTGAAGTCTCGTGTTGGTATTGTTTTAGTTACTCCTTTATTTCTAAAGCGCATCAAAGGAGAAGGCGTGGCAGATAAAGAACTTTCAGCCTTATTAGCTCGTGATTTACTTGTTCCGATTGTTCATAATACAACCTATGAGGAATTGCGGGAAGTAAGTCCACTACTTGGTTCAAGAAGTGGCTTGAGTACTATTGAGGAGTCAATGGAAGAAATTGCAGCGAAATTAGCAGAGTTAGTTACTCCAGAAACAATATAG